The Galactobacillus timonensis genome has a segment encoding these proteins:
- a CDS encoding ParB/RepB/Spo0J family partition protein, which yields MPRKGANISLNSYDDIFKTDEARNDTGEHVIMMNLEKIHPFKNHPFKVTDDEDMRKTADSIREYGVLVPAIVRPMENGEYEMISGHRRRYASMLAGKETMPVIIREMDDDTATILMVDSNLQREHILPSERAKAYQMKMEALKHQGERKDLQKGEDGTCRQVVDKLKVADAIGKETGESGRQVQRYMRLNNLIPEILDLVDDKKIAFNPAVELSYLPKEEQREFVQAMEEAQTSPSLSQAQRLKKASQEGKCTLATMRSVMDEEKKNPADRLVLNGSEIRKYFPKSYTPRQMEDTIFKLLDQWMKKRDRSMER from the coding sequence ATGCCGAGAAAAGGCGCAAACATCAGCTTGAACAGCTACGATGACATCTTCAAGACCGATGAAGCCAGAAATGATACAGGCGAGCATGTCATTATGATGAATCTGGAGAAGATCCATCCGTTCAAAAATCATCCGTTCAAGGTGACTGACGATGAGGACATGCGCAAGACAGCAGACAGTATCCGGGAATACGGTGTTCTAGTCCCGGCGATTGTACGGCCAATGGAGAACGGTGAGTATGAAATGATCTCCGGTCATCGCAGAAGGTATGCATCCATGCTTGCCGGGAAAGAGACCATGCCGGTGATCATCCGGGAGATGGATGATGACACCGCAACGATTCTCATGGTGGATTCCAACCTCCAGCGAGAACATATTCTTCCAAGCGAGCGGGCTAAAGCCTACCAGATGAAGATGGAGGCGTTGAAACATCAGGGAGAGCGGAAGGATCTTCAGAAAGGTGAGGATGGAACTTGTCGACAAGTTGTCGACAAGTTAAAAGTTGCGGATGCGATTGGAAAAGAAACAGGGGAAAGCGGGCGTCAGGTTCAGCGCTATATGCGCCTGAACAACCTGATCCCGGAGATTCTGGATCTGGTCGATGACAAAAAGATTGCTTTCAATCCTGCCGTTGAGCTTTCCTACCTGCCAAAGGAAGAGCAGAGGGAGTTTGTGCAGGCGATGGAGGAAGCACAGACCTCACCATCGCTCTCTCAGGCACAGAGGCTGAAGAAGGCAAGCCAGGAAGGAAAATGCACCCTGGCCACCATGCGCAGTGTGATGGATGAGGAAAAAAAGAATCCTGCGGATCGTTTGGTTCTAAATGGAAGTGAGATTCGGAAATATTTTCCGAAATCCTACACGCCAAGGCAAATGGAGGACACGATTTTCAAACTGCTGGATCAGTGGATGAAAAAACGAGATCGCAGCATGGAGCGATAA
- the tet(W) gene encoding tetracycline resistance ribosomal protection protein Tet(W), whose translation MKIINIGILAHVDAGKTTLTESLLYASGAISEPGSVEKGTTRTDTMFLERQRGITIQAAVTSFQWHRCKVNIVDTPGHMDFLAEVYRSLAVLDGAILVISAKDGVQAQTRILFHALRKMNIPTVIFINKIDQAGVDLQSVVQSVRDKLSADIIIKQTVSLSPEIVLEENTDIEAWDAVIENNDALLEKYIAGEPISQEKLAREEQRRVQDASLFPVYYGSAKKGLGIQPLMDAVTGLFQPIGEQGSAALCGSVFKVEYTDCGQRRVYLRLYSGTLRLRDTVALAGREKLKITEMRIPSKGEIVRTDTAYPGEIVILPSDSVRLNDVLGDPTRLPRKRWREDPLPMLRTSIAPKTAAQRERLLDALTQLADTDPLLRCEVDSITHEIILSFLGRVQLEVVSALLSEKYKLETVVKEPTVIYMERPLKAASHTIHIEVPPNPFWASIGLSVTPLPLGSGVQYESRVSLGYLNQSFQNAVRDGIRYGLEQGLFGWNVTDCKICFEYGLYYSPVSTPADFRSLAPIVLEQALKESGTQLLEPYLSFTLYAPQEYLSRAYHDAPKYCATIETAQVKKDEVVFTGEIPARCIQAYRTDLASYTNGQSVCLTELKGYQAAVGQPVIQPRRPNNRLDKVRHMFQKVM comes from the coding sequence ATGAAAATAATCAATATTGGAATTCTTGCCCATGTAGACGCTGGAAAGACGACCTTGACGGAGAGCCTGCTATATGCCAGCGGAGCCATTTCAGAACCGGGGAGCGTCGAAAAAGGGACAACGAGGACGGACACCATGTTTTTGGAGCGGCAGCGTGGGATTACCATTCAAGCGGCAGTCACTTCCTTCCAGTGGCACAGATGTAAAGTCAACATTGTGGATACGCCCGGCCACATGGATTTTTTGGCGGAGGTGTACCGCTCTTTGGCTGTTTTAGATGGGGCCATCTTGGTGATCTCCGCGAAAGATGGCGTGCAGGCCCAGACCCGTATTCTGTTCCATGCCCTGCGGAAAATGAACATTCCCACCGTTATCTTTATCAACAAGATCGACCAGGCTGGCGTTGATTTGCAGAGCGTGGTTCAGTCTGTTCGGGATAAGCTCTCCGCCGATATTATCATCAAGCAGACGGTGTCGCTGTCCCCGGAAATAGTCCTGGAGGAAAATACCGACATAGAAGCATGGGATGCGGTCATCGAAAATAACGATGCATTATTGGAAAAGTATATCGCAGGAGAACCAATCAGCCAGGAAAAACTTGCGCGGGAGGAACAGCGGCGGGTTCAAGACGCCTCCCTGTTCCCGGTCTATTATGGCAGCGCCAAAAAGGGCCTTGGCATTCAACCGTTGATGGATGCGGTGACAGGGCTGTTCCAACCGATTGGGGAACAGGGGAGCGCCGCCCTATGCGGCAGCGTTTTCAAGGTGGAGTATACAGATTGCGGCCAGCGGCGTGTCTATCTACGGCTATACAGCGGAACGCTGCGCCTGCGGGATACGGTGGCCCTGGCCGGGAGAGAAAAGCTGAAAATCACAGAGATGCGTATTCCATCCAAAGGGGAAATTGTTCGGACAGACACCGCTTATCCGGGTGAAATTGTTATCCTTCCCAGCGACAGCGTGAGGTTAAACGATGTATTAGGGGACCCAACCCGGCTCCCTCGTAAAAGGTGGCGTGAGGACCCCCTCCCCATGCTGCGGACGTCGATTGCGCCGAAAACGGCAGCGCAAAGAGAACGGCTGCTGGACGCTCTTACGCAACTTGCGGATACTGACCCGCTTTTGCGCTGCGAGGTGGATTCCATCACCCATGAGATCATTCTTTCTTTTTTGGGCCGGGTGCAGTTGGAGGTCGTTTCCGCTTTGCTGTCGGAAAAATACAAGCTTGAAACAGTGGTAAAGGAACCCACCGTCATTTATATGGAGCGGCCGCTCAAAGCAGCCAGCCACACCATCCATATCGAGGTGCCGCCCAACCCGTTTTGGGCATCTATCGGACTGTCTGTTACACCACTCCCGCTTGGCTCCGGCGTACAATACGAGAGCCGGGTTTCGCTGGGATACTTGAACCAGAGTTTTCAAAACGCTGTCAGGGATGGTATCCGTTACGGGCTGGAGCAGGGCTTGTTCGGCTGGAACGTAACGGACTGTAAGATTTGCTTTGAATACGGGCTTTATTACAGTCCAGTCAGCACGCCGGCGGACTTCCGCTCATTGGCCCCGATTGTATTGGAACAGGCATTGAAGGAATCGGGGACGCAGCTGCTGGAACCTTATCTCTCCTTCACCCTCTATGCGCCCCAGGAATACCTTTCCAGGGCTTATCATGATGCACCGAAATACTGTGCCACCATCGAAACGGCCCAGGTAAAAAAGGATGAAGTTGTCTTTACTGGCGAGATTCCCGCCCGCTGTATACAGGCATACCGTACTGATCTGGCCTCTTACACCAACGGGCAGAGCGTATGCCTTACAGAGCTGAAAGGGTATCAGGCCGCTGTCGGCCAGCCGGTCATCCAGCCCCGCCGTCCAAACAACCGCCTGGACAAGGTGCGCCATATGTTTCAGAAGGTAATGTAA
- a CDS encoding PcfB family protein, which translates to MIRVQEEIENRTINLAITTTRLAGHTIIAGIRTYLNHRAKAKSQNLSKAAEGPHGKMTVKELIGKEQGVSSIPLDDSRIRDFERSARKYGVDFAVTKDKNQIPPKYTIFFKAKDADALTAIVEDYTQKQLRRKERPSLLKQLSKLKAIAAAIPNKVRNKEQEHSL; encoded by the coding sequence GTGATCAGAGTGCAGGAAGAGATCGAAAACAGAACCATTAACCTTGCGATCACGACGACTCGTTTGGCAGGGCATACCATCATTGCCGGAATCAGAACCTATCTGAATCACAGGGCAAAGGCGAAGAGTCAGAACCTGTCAAAGGCTGCCGAGGGACCCCATGGCAAGATGACGGTGAAGGAACTGATCGGCAAGGAACAGGGAGTCAGCTCTATCCCGCTGGATGACAGCCGGATCCGGGATTTTGAGCGGTCAGCAAGAAAGTACGGCGTAGATTTTGCTGTGACCAAGGATAAAAACCAGATTCCTCCGAAGTACACAATATTCTTTAAGGCTAAGGACGCCGATGCGCTGACAGCGATTGTAGAGGATTATACGCAGAAGCAGCTGCGCCGGAAGGAGAGGCCATCTCTGCTGAAGCAACTGTCGAAGCTGAAGGCAATCGCTGCGGCGATTCCGAACAAGGTGAGAAACAAGGAACAGGAGCATTCCCTGTGA
- a CDS encoding ParA family protein codes for MKDKTTVMAVVNQKGGTAKTTTVENLGIGLARCGKKVLLVDVDPQASLTICLGYPKPDDLEMTLADMLASLINDNYVDISKGILHQQEGVDLIPSNIAMAGLEVALVNAMNRERVLKQFLEPIKGRYDYVLLDCMPSLGMLTVNSLVAADSALIPVQANYLSAKGLEQLLQTINKVKRQINPKLRIEGILLTMVDGRTNYAKDISSLIRATYGSKIRIFNSEIPRSIRAAEISAEGKSIFAYDPKGKVAEAYQETIKEVLRNAEKRRKHQLEQLR; via the coding sequence ATGAAAGACAAAACTACAGTAATGGCTGTCGTCAATCAGAAGGGTGGCACAGCAAAAACTACAACGGTGGAGAATCTCGGGATCGGACTTGCCAGATGCGGGAAGAAGGTGCTGCTTGTGGATGTTGATCCGCAGGCATCGCTGACGATCTGTCTCGGCTATCCGAAGCCGGATGATCTGGAGATGACATTGGCCGATATGCTTGCGTCGCTGATCAATGACAACTACGTAGACATATCAAAGGGCATTCTTCACCAGCAGGAAGGAGTAGACCTGATCCCATCCAACATTGCGATGGCAGGACTGGAGGTGGCTCTGGTCAATGCGATGAACCGGGAGAGGGTTTTGAAACAGTTTCTTGAACCGATCAAGGGCAGATACGACTATGTGCTGCTGGACTGCATGCCGAGTCTGGGGATGCTGACAGTGAATTCGCTCGTCGCTGCGGATTCTGCACTGATCCCGGTACAGGCCAACTACCTGTCTGCCAAGGGCCTTGAGCAGCTTCTGCAGACGATCAACAAGGTAAAAAGACAGATCAATCCGAAGCTGCGGATCGAGGGGATTCTTCTGACGATGGTGGATGGCAGGACGAATTACGCAAAGGACATCAGCAGCCTGATCCGGGCAACCTATGGATCCAAAATCCGAATCTTTAATTCTGAGATTCCGCGTTCCATCCGGGCTGCGGAGATCAGTGCAGAAGGAAAAAGCATATTTGCCTATGATCCCAAGGGCAAGGTAGCGGAAGCCTATCAGGAGACGATAAAGGAGGTACTGAGAAATGCCGAGAAAAGGCGCAAACATCAGCTTGAACAGCTACGATGA
- a CDS encoding AlbA family DNA-binding domain-containing protein: protein MAESQNIEYKESWRDEYLKWICGFANAQGGTIFIGVRDDGSIVGVKNAKKLLEDIPNKIQTGLGIIADVNMHTKNGLDYIEIKVEPSSFPISYHGEYHYRSGATKQQLTGIALSEFIMRKTGFRWEDVTVDNLSADDLDEESFKIFRREAFKSGRIDVSCRMAGHPKL, encoded by the coding sequence ATGGCAGAAAGCCAGAATATAGAATACAAAGAGTCTTGGCGTGATGAGTATCTGAAATGGATATGCGGATTTGCCAATGCGCAGGGAGGAACGATCTTTATCGGAGTCCGCGATGATGGAAGCATTGTGGGGGTTAAGAACGCCAAGAAACTTCTTGAGGATATCCCGAACAAAATCCAGACGGGATTAGGCATTATTGCTGACGTTAACATGCATACAAAGAACGGACTGGATTATATTGAGATAAAGGTTGAGCCCAGTAGCTTTCCTATAAGTTATCATGGCGAATACCATTACAGAAGCGGGGCTACAAAACAGCAGCTGACAGGCATTGCATTGTCAGAATTTATTATGCGAAAAACTGGATTCCGCTGGGAAGATGTCACGGTCGATAACCTTTCTGCAGATGATCTGGATGAGGAAAGTTTCAAGATTTTTCGCAGAGAGGCATTCAAAAGCGGCAGGATCGATGTATCCTGCCGGATGGCTGGACATCCGAAACTTTGA
- a CDS encoding YcxB family protein — translation MAVLLLISEAVLVIANSIAGYLLIAVAVLIPLLLWLRVRYGGRSAYEKSISRGLTRHFIFYEDYFEEHSAKSDHRIRYDELYRVIEEENSFYLFISNTQAFIINKDNTELNAFLRQYVTKQKSAASTGLFVLLMIATALTTAFVFVDYHKPDDGALFGDVMDGAYVLRTWVNDLYYITAILWLVILIYAVILRIYRTNEGGRKRAVKVILNIVTVTAALLGTLAIGYVTLAYLFTVPNLVRNDNGTYTVSVTSYAGTETLFLYEGAGPFYLHYLRPMTDGEDTNPNISEEEWKTAREADNQEPDNNSGSDTSWEDSSGDGALSDGISSSEDIAAQQIETGYRMIYNAYFAAQGDSFEKEYDAKANSYVVLSEDSSSIRYLMYDRDSKNGRCGLYVCYEADKGSDGSWSSLDAAILDMYAYEYSTGIIADSGKTAWADVGSEEYKALTGE, via the coding sequence ATGGCAGTTCTTCTGCTGATCTCGGAAGCTGTCCTTGTTATTGCAAATAGTATTGCCGGATATTTGCTGATAGCAGTGGCGGTGCTTATCCCGCTTCTACTATGGCTCAGAGTCAGGTATGGAGGTAGAAGCGCGTATGAAAAAAGTATCTCCAGAGGACTGACCCGGCATTTTATATTTTATGAAGATTACTTCGAAGAACACAGCGCAAAATCCGATCACCGGATCCGGTATGACGAGTTGTATCGTGTGATTGAGGAAGAGAACTCTTTCTATCTTTTCATTTCCAATACACAGGCATTTATTATCAATAAGGACAATACAGAGCTGAATGCGTTTCTGAGGCAGTATGTGACGAAGCAGAAAAGTGCTGCATCGACCGGTCTCTTCGTGTTGTTGATGATCGCAACAGCGCTGACGACGGCATTCGTGTTCGTCGACTATCATAAACCTGATGACGGTGCTCTGTTTGGAGATGTTATGGACGGCGCTTATGTTTTAAGGACATGGGTGAATGATCTGTATTATATCACCGCCATTCTGTGGCTTGTGATTCTGATCTACGCCGTGATTTTAAGAATTTACCGAACGAACGAAGGCGGCAGAAAGCGGGCCGTGAAGGTCATCCTGAATATTGTGACGGTAACGGCTGCGCTGCTGGGGACGCTAGCGATCGGATATGTAACATTGGCTTATCTTTTTACTGTTCCGAACCTTGTCAGAAATGATAATGGTACGTATACGGTTTCGGTGACTTCGTATGCGGGAACTGAGACTTTGTTTCTTTATGAAGGCGCAGGTCCCTTTTATCTGCATTACCTGCGGCCGATGACAGACGGGGAGGATACGAATCCCAATATCAGCGAAGAGGAATGGAAGACAGCGCGGGAAGCGGACAATCAGGAACCGGATAACAATTCCGGATCAGATACTTCATGGGAAGATTCATCTGGAGATGGTGCTTTATCCGATGGCATTTCAAGTTCCGAAGACATCGCTGCGCAGCAGATCGAGACCGGATACCGCATGATCTACAATGCGTATTTTGCAGCGCAGGGTGACAGTTTCGAGAAGGAATATGATGCAAAAGCCAATTCCTATGTTGTCTTAAGTGAAGACTCTTCATCAATCCGCTATCTCATGTATGACAGAGATTCGAAGAATGGCAGATGCGGACTCTATGTCTGTTACGAGGCTGATAAAGGCTCCGACGGAAGCTGGTCTTCTTTGGACGCTGCGATTCTGGATATGTATGCCTATGAGTATTCTACCGGAATCATTGCCGACAGCGGTAAAACCGCATGGGCTGATGTGGGAAGCGAGGAGTACAAGGCGCTGACGGGAGAGTAA
- a CDS encoding Maff2 family mobile element protein, which yields MEFFNSAVGVLQTLVIALGAGLGIWGVINLMEGYGNDNPGANAHVR from the coding sequence ATGGAATTTTTCAACTCAGCAGTAGGCGTACTTCAGACACTCGTGATTGCTCTTGGTGCAGGTCTTGGTATCTGGGGTGTCATTAATCTCATGGAAGGATACGGCAATGACAACCCCGGCGCAAATGCTCATGTACGGTAA
- a CDS encoding ATP-binding protein: MEPHDSIPYNPDIANVFYRMGYIESWGRGIQKICDECIAIGADLPRYEVLGNGIRLHFNALQSALIDQTKDPKYQRDTLADTLADKIIALLTESPALTQEELAESVKVSVPSVKRAMKILSDSGRIVRVGGKRYGHWEVK, from the coding sequence ATGGAGCCGCATGATTCGATTCCTTATAACCCTGATATTGCAAATGTATTCTATCGGATGGGATATATCGAAAGCTGGGGACGTGGTATTCAGAAGATTTGCGATGAATGTATTGCAATAGGGGCTGATCTTCCAAGGTATGAGGTGCTCGGAAATGGCATACGACTGCATTTTAATGCTTTGCAGAGCGCGTTAATAGATCAGACTAAAGATCCAAAGTATCAGAGAGATACTTTGGCTGATACTTTGGCTGATAAGATTATTGCTTTGTTGACTGAAAGTCCTGCCTTAACACAGGAAGAACTGGCAGAAAGTGTTAAAGTATCCGTTCCATCCGTAAAAAGAGCTATGAAAATACTTTCGGATTCTGGTCGCATAGTGCGTGTCGGTGGGAAACGATATGGTCACTGGGAAGTGAAATGA
- a CDS encoding DUF6017 domain-containing protein — MAFDYFYGQEDAEQFLFYRIPKTLITGEEFREVSVEAKLLYGLMLDRLSLSMKNGWFDDQNRAYIIYTVEDIMSDLQCGNQKAVKLLSELEKKAGLIRRKRQGLGKPSLTYVLKFSTGSSDHTSESHFKKCENHTSEANEEVQKCENHISAGVNITSLEVCESHTNKTDNNQTEINNMNPINPIYPDTTPREEPVEQYGTGNDEIDGISHDSLQTRKEYQDYFREKLEIESLKQNRQFETQTVDELLDMCVDIMCSTSPVIRVNREDKPAALVKSQIMKLDYSHMEYILNCFRDQTSDIRNIRAYMLTMLYNAPLTIDHYYRAQVNHDLYGT, encoded by the coding sequence ATGGCATTCGATTATTTCTACGGACAGGAAGATGCGGAGCAGTTTCTGTTCTACCGGATCCCGAAGACATTGATCACCGGCGAAGAATTCCGCGAAGTTTCCGTTGAAGCAAAACTTTTATACGGGCTGATGCTGGATCGCCTGTCCCTGTCGATGAAAAATGGATGGTTTGATGATCAGAACAGAGCATACATCATTTACACAGTGGAAGACATCATGAGCGATCTGCAGTGCGGCAACCAGAAAGCAGTGAAGCTGCTGAGTGAGCTGGAGAAAAAGGCAGGACTGATCAGGCGCAAGCGGCAGGGACTTGGAAAGCCGTCTCTGACCTATGTTCTGAAGTTTTCCACAGGCAGTTCAGACCATACTTCAGAATCACATTTCAAGAAGTGTGAAAATCACACTTCTGAAGCAAATGAGGAGGTCCAGAAGTGTGAAAATCACATTTCTGCGGGTGTGAATATCACATCTCTGGAAGTGTGCGAATCACACACTAATAAGACTGATAATAACCAGACTGAAATTAATAATATGAATCCTATCAATCCTATCTATCCAGATACTACCCCGCGCGAGGAACCTGTGGAGCAATACGGAACAGGAAACGATGAGATCGATGGGATATCACATGATTCTTTGCAAACGAGAAAGGAATATCAGGATTACTTCCGGGAAAAGCTGGAAATTGAAAGTCTGAAGCAGAATCGTCAGTTTGAGACGCAGACCGTGGACGAGCTACTAGACATGTGCGTGGACATCATGTGCAGTACCAGTCCTGTAATCCGGGTGAACCGGGAGGATAAGCCGGCAGCTTTGGTAAAAAGCCAGATCATGAAGCTGGATTACAGTCACATGGAATACATTTTGAACTGCTTTCGTGATCAGACCTCAGATATCCGCAATATCAGGGCATATATGCTGACGATGCTGTATAACGCACCGCTGACGATTGACCACTACTACCGGGCACAGGTCAATCACGATTTGTACGGGACGTGA
- a CDS encoding DUF5688 family protein yields MKAKDMKNHSEDQTISANSGEMNASQRVVSEEQYSRLMSQLRIALVPTEAHRELLKTAVHKEVEDLSVIVHAFVPQSEGITKNLVVTANALNAMEIDREQFMKDAIAASERNYPAGMARLSSFLGVEEGAATDLYVASMPDMANGAGVILYPHFMGKAAQELGGDFYVIPSSVHEVLLLKDDGAIALEDMKEIVRSVNRSEVSHEDFLSDNVYHFDASQRKLEIGEKFKERKLREKEDKHSVLTELSSNKSAIKAPPEKALRNKSEMEL; encoded by the coding sequence ATGAAGGCAAAAGATATGAAGAATCATAGCGAAGATCAGACAATCAGCGCTAATAGCGGAGAAATGAATGCATCGCAAAGAGTGGTTAGTGAAGAACAATATAGCCGCTTGATGAGTCAGCTTCGGATAGCACTTGTACCGACGGAAGCACATAGAGAATTACTGAAGACCGCAGTCCATAAGGAGGTTGAAGATCTCTCCGTGATCGTACATGCATTCGTGCCGCAGAGCGAAGGGATAACCAAGAATCTTGTTGTTACGGCTAATGCCCTTAATGCAATGGAAATTGACAGAGAACAATTCATGAAAGATGCCATTGCTGCATCGGAGAGAAACTATCCTGCAGGCATGGCGAGGCTCAGTTCCTTTCTGGGCGTTGAGGAAGGAGCTGCGACAGATCTCTACGTCGCATCCATGCCGGACATGGCTAATGGTGCAGGCGTCATCCTCTATCCCCATTTTATGGGGAAGGCAGCACAGGAGCTTGGCGGTGATTTCTATGTGATTCCTTCATCGGTTCATGAGGTACTGCTTCTGAAAGATGACGGGGCTATTGCACTGGAGGATATGAAGGAGATCGTCCGTTCCGTGAACCGGTCCGAGGTTTCCCATGAAGATTTTCTTTCGGATAACGTTTATCACTTCGACGCTTCACAACGGAAGCTGGAGATTGGAGAAAAGTTCAAGGAACGTAAGCTGCGTGAGAAAGAAGACAAACACTCCGTTCTCACAGAGCTGTCTTCGAACAAGTCGGCCATAAAGGCACCACCGGAGAAAGCATTGCGGAATAAAAGCGAAATGGAATTGTGA
- a CDS encoding VirD4-like conjugal transfer protein, CD1115 family has protein sequence MELNAGDRRKKLILIIPYLIFGLICTNFGEAWRLAEGADASERAASLMTTLGMAFENPLPSVHPLDLLIGLCCACLFRFAVYMRGKNAKKYRHNIEYGSARWGTHQDIAPFEDPVFQNNVILTKTELLMMSNRPKNPGNARNKNVLIVGGSGSGKTRFWLKPNLLQMHSSYVITDPKGSVLVECGNALLHGAPKLDEKGNPLKDKNGRVIREPYIIKVFNTINFRKSMKYNPFAYIHSEKDILKLVTALIANTKGEGKAGDEFWTKAETLLYTALIGYIHYEAPEEEQNFATLLEMLNSMDVREDDEEYQNPVDILFERLKEKNPNHFAVRQYVKFKMAAGKTLKSILVSCGARLAPFDIQEVRDITMYDELKLDTLGDRKTALFLIMSDTDATFNFLIAMIYTQMFNLLCEKADDVYGGRLPVHVRCLIDEAANIGQIPNLEKLVATIRSREISACLVLQAQSQLKAIYKDNADTIIGNMDSRIFLGGTEPTTLKELNQALGKETIDTYNTGESRGREESHSLNYQKLGHDLLSVDELAVLDGSKCILQLRGVRPFLSEKYDLTKHPNYCLTADYDKKNTFDIEKYLNRKMKLKPEDEYVVVNADVKAI, from the coding sequence ATGGAATTGAACGCTGGTGACCGCAGGAAAAAACTGATCCTGATCATTCCCTATCTCATCTTTGGACTCATCTGCACAAACTTTGGCGAAGCATGGCGGCTTGCGGAGGGAGCGGATGCATCTGAAAGGGCAGCGTCATTGATGACGACACTTGGAATGGCATTTGAAAATCCACTTCCCAGCGTGCATCCGCTTGATCTTTTGATAGGTCTCTGCTGTGCCTGTCTGTTCCGGTTTGCCGTCTATATGAGAGGTAAGAACGCGAAGAAGTACCGTCACAATATAGAATATGGCTCGGCAAGGTGGGGAACGCATCAGGATATTGCACCGTTTGAAGATCCGGTTTTTCAGAACAATGTAATTCTGACGAAAACGGAGCTGCTCATGATGAGCAACCGCCCGAAGAATCCCGGAAATGCCCGGAACAAGAACGTCCTGATCGTTGGCGGTTCTGGAAGTGGCAAGACACGGTTCTGGCTGAAACCGAATCTTCTCCAGATGCATAGCTCTTATGTGATCACAGATCCGAAAGGCAGTGTTTTGGTGGAATGCGGGAATGCACTCCTGCACGGTGCGCCGAAGCTGGATGAGAAAGGCAATCCCCTGAAGGATAAGAATGGCAGGGTGATCCGGGAACCGTATATCATCAAGGTCTTCAATACGATCAATTTTAGGAAATCGATGAAATACAATCCCTTTGCCTATATTCACTCGGAGAAGGACATCCTGAAGCTCGTTACAGCGCTGATCGCCAATACGAAAGGAGAAGGGAAAGCCGGGGATGAGTTCTGGACCAAGGCGGAGACGCTGCTCTACACGGCATTGATCGGATACATTCATTACGAGGCACCGGAAGAAGAACAGAATTTTGCGACACTTCTGGAGATGCTCAATTCGATGGATGTCCGGGAAGATGATGAAGAGTACCAGAACCCGGTGGATATCCTTTTTGAGCGGCTGAAAGAGAAGAACCCAAATCATTTTGCAGTAAGACAGTATGTGAAGTTCAAGATGGCTGCCGGCAAGACACTGAAAAGTATACTTGTCAGCTGTGGTGCAAGACTTGCTCCGTTTGACATTCAGGAAGTCCGGGATATTACCATGTATGACGAACTGAAACTGGATACGCTGGGGGATAGGAAAACGGCTCTTTTTCTGATCATGTCGGATACCGATGCCACATTTAACTTTCTGATCGCTATGATCTACACGCAGATGTTCAACCTGCTCTGTGAGAAGGCGGATGATGTCTACGGAGGACGCCTGCCGGTGCATGTGCGGTGTCTCATTGATGAGGCTGCCAACATTGGTCAGATCCCGAATCTGGAAAAGCTTGTGGCAACGATCCGCAGCCGTGAGATCTCAGCTTGTCTGGTGTTGCAGGCACAGTCACAGCTGAAGGCTATCTACAAAGATAATGCTGATACGATCATTGGCAACATGGATTCCCGTATCTTCCTTGGTGGAACAGAACCGACGACACTGAAGGAGCTGAATCAGGCACTTGGTAAGGAGACGATTGATACCTACAACACCGGTGAGAGCAGAGGACGTGAGGAATCCCATAGCTTGAATTACCAGAAGCTGGGACATGATCTTCTTTCCGTCGATGAGCTTGCGGTGCTGGATGGGTCTAAATGCATTCTGCAGCTACGTGGTGTCCGGCCTTTCCTGTCTGAAAAGTACGATCTGACAAAGCATCCGAACTATTGCCTTACCGCTGACTATGACAAGAAAAATACGTTCGACATTGAGAAATATCTCAACCGGAAAATGAAATTGAAACCGGAAGATGAATATGTAGTGGTAAATGCTGATGTAAAAGCAATTTGA